In Rhodopirellula sp. P2, the DNA window ACTTGCTCGAAGCGGGCGTGGGGCTGAAGGTGATTCAAAAGTACTTGGGGCATTCGTCGCTGCAGACCACGATGGTGTACCTGCATTTGACTGATACGGCCGAGGCCAACGCTCGTGAAGAAATCGAAAAGTTGTTCGGTAGGCTACCAGGCAGCGGCGAGTAAACCCGCTCTGGCAAATGCCCACGGTTGCGGAGGCTCTTCGGCAATTCGCACCGGCATACCTGCAGCAACACGCCGATTCGATCTCGGTCGCCGAAGATAAAGTTCTTGGCGCGATCACTCGTTGTCGCACCGGTGCACTGGGTGGTGTTCACTACCAGTGCGGCGGTTGCGGAAGCGATCACTGGGTCGGACGTTCGTGTGGCAATCGGCACTGCCCAAACTGCGGTCACGAGAAGACGCAGGCTTGGATTGAAACGCAGTCTGCCAAGCTGATGCCGGTTCATCACTTCTTGGTCACTTTCACGGTGCCCCGGGAGATCGGCTTGGTGCTGCGCGTTCACCAACGTGACGGCTACCGATGCTTGTTCGATGCCAGCAGTCAGAGCATTCGCGATGTGGGCGCGGCAACCAAGAGCCTGAAAGGATGCCAGCTTGGATTCTTCGGCGTGCTGCACACCTGGGGCCGTGACCCGGCGGTCTATCATCCGCACGTTCACTATGTCGTTCCTGGCGGCGGAGTGAAACTGGATGAGCAAGGCAATGCCGAATCATGGCAGAGCACACCGGAGAACTTCTTGTTCCATCACGGCACGCTGATCCGCGTCTACAAAGCGAAGCTGGCCGATGAGCTTCGTGCCGCTGGGCTGTATGACCAAGTCGATCGCGAGACTTGGACGAAAGACTTCGTCGTCGACATCCAGGCGGTCGGGCACGGCGTTCCAACGCTGAAGTACCTGGCACCGTACGTTCATCGAGTCGCGATCAACGACAGCCGGATCATCGATGTCAACTCAGAAACGGTGACGTACCAAATTCGTCGCAAGGGAAACGTGGTTCAGAACAAAGAGGTTGCCGGCGAAGAGTTCGTGGGCGACTTCTTGCAGCACGTGTTGCCGACGAACTTCATGAAGATTCGTCATTACGGGTGGATGAGCGGCAACAGCAAGGTGAAGGTCGAGGAGGTGAAGTGGTTGGTGTGGCTGATGCTTGGCTGGACTTTCTGGCTGGGCAGTGGCTACGCGCCACAGGTTGAACCACTGACCGCACCGATGAAGTGTCGCCTGTGCGGCGGGATCATGCGAGCGATTGAGGTCAGCTACACATCGTTGTCGTCGCAGGGCATCCGTCCCGAGCATGGGCTGACTTACTACGACAGTGGGTAACGCATGAACCGGGGAAGTGAAATGACCGGTCGAATTCGAACGTCTTCAGGAGGGCGAAGGAGGAAGGTATGTCGCGACAGCAATCTCAAGCTCAAAATTAATCGGGCAATGAGCGTCAATCCGCTTCCATCCAACTCGTCGCCAGCGGAACAGGCACAGAGCAAACGGCCGATCAGCAATTCACCTACTTCAAAACCAACCTGCCTCTTCGTTAGAGAACGCAGCCGGGAAGCAATTCCCAAGAGATCCTCAATCAACGCCTCGCCATTTACCCCCGGGCATCTTGAACAGAGGACTTGAGCTTCGGCTAGGCGACGCGTTTTGAACCGCGACGAACGAAGCAACATGAAAGAGAAAGAGACTCAACCGCCGCATCCACGCGAAGTCAAATCCTTATTGGTTCAAGTAAGCCGCTAGCGCGGCGGTTTCAAATTGATGGTGGAACGGACGCGTTGCGGATTGCTGGAAGCAACCTTTCAGGAGGAGCTGTTCGCTGGGAACAGCTCAGCA includes these proteins:
- a CDS encoding IS91 family transposase; the protein is MPTVAEALRQFAPAYLQQHADSISVAEDKVLGAITRCRTGALGGVHYQCGGCGSDHWVGRSCGNRHCPNCGHEKTQAWIETQSAKLMPVHHFLVTFTVPREIGLVLRVHQRDGYRCLFDASSQSIRDVGAATKSLKGCQLGFFGVLHTWGRDPAVYHPHVHYVVPGGGVKLDEQGNAESWQSTPENFLFHHGTLIRVYKAKLADELRAAGLYDQVDRETWTKDFVVDIQAVGHGVPTLKYLAPYVHRVAINDSRIIDVNSETVTYQIRRKGNVVQNKEVAGEEFVGDFLQHVLPTNFMKIRHYGWMSGNSKVKVEEVKWLVWLMLGWTFWLGSGYAPQVEPLTAPMKCRLCGGIMRAIEVSYTSLSSQGIRPEHGLTYYDSG